In Streptococcus dysgalactiae subsp. dysgalactiae, the following are encoded in one genomic region:
- the glgB gene encoding 1,4-alpha-glucan branching protein GlgB: MDNELALYTFGTGENNQLQDYLGVHRVDIDYKTAYVFRVWAPNAEEVSLIGDFTDWKANPLSMFRHEAGVWEVTTPLAKEGDIYKYLVKRQGGHVVEKIDPLAVLFEARPGTGAVVKTLPDKKWRDSLWMGRRKRFGFRERPVNIYEVHANSWKKDETGKPYDMSRLKEELIPYLKKMHYTHVEFLPVMTHPLDMSWGYQLMGYFAFDSTFGSPEDFQDFVEACHLNNIGVIVDWVPGHFTQNDDALAYFDGTPTFEYQDHHRARNYGWGALNFDLGKNQVQSFLISSALFWLETYHIDGIRVDAVSNMLYLDYDQGPWTPNIHGGNQNLEGVAFLQKLNRVIKEKHPDVMMIAEESSSATPITSPIEEGGLGFDYKWNMGWMNDILRFYEEDPYYRQFDFNLLTFSFVYCFNERYILPFSHDEVVHGKKSMMHKMWGNRYNQFAGLRNLYTYQMCHPGKKLLFMGSEFGQFLEWKYNDQLEWHGLEDHFNAKLQRFTAELNQFYKDHNMLWQNDETYDGIDIIDADNKQESVLSFCRLNNKGELLLCVFNMTPVERPGFTVGVPVAGIYEEVFNTEMEAYGGVWKEHNPITKTVQAQWKEYHQTLSFTLPALGASIWKVKRRQKD, translated from the coding sequence ATGGACAATGAGTTAGCGCTTTACACATTTGGCACCGGGGAGAATAACCAGTTGCAAGATTACTTGGGTGTTCACCGGGTTGACATAGATTATAAAACTGCTTACGTTTTTAGGGTGTGGGCTCCGAATGCAGAAGAAGTGAGTCTAATAGGCGATTTTACTGACTGGAAAGCTAACCCTTTAAGCATGTTTAGGCATGAGGCGGGTGTTTGGGAAGTGACCACACCATTAGCTAAAGAAGGGGATATTTACAAATATCTGGTTAAACGGCAAGGTGGTCATGTTGTCGAGAAAATTGATCCTCTTGCTGTCTTGTTTGAAGCTAGGCCAGGGACAGGAGCTGTTGTTAAAACATTACCAGATAAAAAATGGCGAGATAGTTTGTGGATGGGGCGAAGGAAACGCTTTGGGTTTAGAGAAAGACCTGTTAACATCTATGAGGTCCACGCTAATTCCTGGAAAAAGGATGAAACTGGAAAGCCATATGACATGTCTCGCTTGAAAGAAGAGCTGATTCCTTATCTCAAAAAGATGCATTATACTCATGTGGAATTTCTTCCCGTCATGACGCATCCTTTGGACATGAGCTGGGGATACCAACTGATGGGGTATTTTGCTTTTGATTCGACCTTTGGTAGCCCAGAGGATTTCCAGGACTTTGTCGAAGCTTGTCACCTTAATAATATTGGCGTTATTGTCGACTGGGTACCAGGACATTTTACACAAAATGATGATGCTTTAGCTTACTTTGATGGAACGCCAACCTTTGAGTATCAAGATCATCATCGAGCGCGGAATTATGGCTGGGGGGCTTTGAACTTTGATTTAGGTAAAAATCAGGTGCAGTCTTTCTTAATCTCCAGTGCCTTATTTTGGTTAGAAACTTATCATATTGATGGTATCCGAGTAGATGCGGTTAGCAACATGTTGTATTTAGATTATGATCAAGGGCCATGGACACCTAATATTCATGGTGGAAACCAAAATCTTGAAGGGGTTGCCTTTCTTCAAAAATTGAATCGGGTGATAAAAGAAAAACACCCAGATGTCATGATGATCGCAGAGGAATCCTCTTCAGCAACACCGATTACCAGTCCTATTGAAGAGGGTGGACTAGGGTTTGATTACAAATGGAACATGGGTTGGATGAATGATATTTTGAGGTTCTATGAAGAAGACCCTTATTACCGGCAATTTGATTTCAACCTCTTGACTTTTAGTTTTGTGTATTGTTTCAATGAACGCTATATTCTGCCATTTTCTCATGACGAAGTAGTGCATGGTAAGAAGAGTATGATGCATAAGATGTGGGGAAATCGCTATAATCAGTTTGCAGGTTTGCGAAATCTCTACACTTATCAAATGTGTCATCCAGGTAAAAAATTACTATTTATGGGCTCTGAATTTGGTCAATTTTTAGAGTGGAAGTACAATGATCAACTAGAATGGCATGGTTTGGAAGATCACTTTAATGCCAAACTACAACGGTTTACAGCTGAGTTAAATCAGTTTTATAAAGATCATAACATGCTTTGGCAAAATGATGAGACGTATGACGGTATTGATATCATTGATGCTGATAACAAACAAGAATCGGTTTTATCTTTCTGTCGCCTCAACAATAAAGGTGAACTGTTGTTGTGTGTCTTTAACATGACGCCTGTTGAACGACCAGGTTTTACTGTAGGTGTTCCAGTCGCAGGAATCTATGAAGAAGTTTTCAATACTGAAATGGAAGCGTATGGAGGTGTTTGGAAAGAACACAATCCTATTACTAAAACAGTACAAGCACAATGGAAAGAGTATCATCAAACCCTCTCTTTCACTTTACCAGCATTGGGAGCAAGTATCTGGAAGGTTAAGCGTCGTCAAAAAGACTAG
- the ligA gene encoding NAD-dependent DNA ligase LigA — MKKRIREVTELLNRYRQEYYTNDSPSVSDSEYDKLYRELVELENQYPEHVLQDSPTQNVGGTLLTGFDKYQHQYPLFSLQDAFSREELDAFDKRVKSEFPDATYLAELKIDGLSISLSYENGQLQVGATRGDGSIGENITENLKQIKDIPQVLPQPLTITVRGEAYMSRQSFKAINEERQENGETEFANPRNAAAGTLRQLDTAVVAKRQLATFLYQEASPTTRSQQDHVLKALADLGFSVNQRYHLSSSMDEIWNFIQTVEAEREQLAYDIDGIVIKVNNLAMQEELGFTVKAPRWAIAYKFPAEEKEAEILSVDWTVGRTGVVTPTANLTSVQLAGTTVSRATLHNVDYIAEKDIRIGDTVIIYKAGDIIPAVLRVVSDKRQEQVPMWIPSQCPSCQSDLVHFEDEVALRCINPLCPSLIQRGLEHFASRNAMNIAGLGPAVVEKLFLAGLVHDVADIYKLTKEDLLHLDGIKEKSAEKLLAAIETSKSNSAEKLLFGLGIRHIGAKASRLILETCGNIEHLLTVREEDIATIDGLGMVIAKSLVQYFQQASAILLVEELKNAGVNLAYLGQKIDSNAELFGLTVVLTGKLEKMTRNDAKAKLETLGAKVTGSVSKKTDLVIAGSDAGSKLEKAQALGIRIEGEEWLEQL; from the coding sequence ATGAAAAAACGCATAAGAGAAGTGACGGAATTGCTTAACCGTTACCGTCAAGAATACTATACCAATGATTCCCCTTCTGTTTCTGATAGTGAGTACGATAAGCTTTATCGTGAGCTAGTGGAGCTTGAAAACCAATACCCTGAGCATGTCTTACAAGATAGCCCAACTCAGAATGTCGGAGGAACCCTTCTCACCGGTTTTGACAAATACCAGCACCAGTATCCACTATTTAGTTTGCAGGATGCTTTTTCGCGTGAGGAATTAGATGCCTTTGACAAGCGGGTTAAATCGGAATTTCCTGATGCCACTTATCTAGCAGAGTTAAAAATCGACGGTTTATCCATCTCTTTAAGTTATGAAAATGGCCAATTACAGGTGGGAGCTACCCGCGGAGATGGTAGTATTGGTGAAAACATTACAGAGAATCTTAAACAGATTAAAGATATCCCTCAAGTATTGCCTCAACCCCTGACCATAACTGTTCGAGGAGAGGCCTACATGTCTCGGCAATCGTTTAAAGCAATTAATGAAGAGAGACAGGAAAACGGTGAAACAGAATTTGCCAATCCTAGAAATGCTGCTGCGGGTACCTTGAGGCAATTAGATACGGCGGTAGTGGCCAAGCGTCAATTGGCTACTTTTCTCTACCAAGAAGCTAGTCCCACAACCAGAAGTCAGCAAGATCATGTCTTGAAAGCATTAGCTGATTTGGGTTTCTCAGTTAATCAGCGTTACCATCTATCATCCTCTATGGATGAGATTTGGAATTTTATTCAAACTGTGGAGGCAGAACGCGAGCAATTGGCTTATGATATTGACGGTATTGTCATCAAAGTGAATAACTTAGCCATGCAAGAAGAGTTGGGATTTACGGTTAAAGCGCCACGTTGGGCGATTGCCTACAAGTTTCCAGCAGAAGAAAAAGAGGCAGAAATCCTTTCGGTTGACTGGACAGTTGGTCGAACAGGTGTGGTTACCCCAACAGCAAACTTGACATCAGTTCAATTAGCTGGAACAACGGTCAGCAGAGCTACCTTGCATAACGTCGATTATATTGCGGAAAAAGATATTCGAATTGGAGATACCGTAATTATCTATAAAGCTGGGGATATCATTCCTGCTGTCTTGCGCGTGGTTTCTGACAAGCGTCAGGAACAGGTGCCTATGTGGATTCCAAGTCAATGCCCATCTTGTCAGAGTGATTTGGTGCATTTTGAGGATGAAGTAGCTCTACGCTGTATCAATCCTTTGTGTCCGAGTTTGATTCAGCGAGGGTTGGAACATTTTGCCAGTCGAAATGCCATGAATATTGCTGGACTTGGGCCTGCTGTTGTGGAAAAACTCTTTTTAGCAGGGCTTGTTCACGATGTGGCAGATATTTACAAGCTCACTAAGGAAGATCTTCTGCATCTAGATGGTATTAAAGAAAAGTCGGCCGAAAAATTGCTAGCAGCTATTGAAACATCCAAATCAAATTCAGCCGAGAAATTGTTATTTGGTTTAGGTATTCGTCACATTGGTGCTAAGGCCAGCCGTTTAATTTTGGAAACTTGCGGAAACATTGAGCATCTTTTAACGGTGAGAGAAGAAGACATTGCGACTATTGATGGTCTGGGCATGGTGATTGCTAAATCATTGGTTCAATATTTTCAACAAGCTTCTGCCATTCTTTTAGTAGAAGAACTAAAGAATGCTGGAGTTAACTTAGCTTATTTAGGACAGAAGATTGATAGTAATGCAGAATTATTTGGCTTAACGGTTGTTTTAACGGGCAAGTTGGAGAAAATGACTCGCAACGATGCAAAAGCAAAATTAGAAACCTTAGGTGCTAAAGTGACTGGCAGTGTGTCTAAGAAAACGGACTTGGTGATTGCTGGAAGTGATGCAGGGTCTAAGTTGGAGAAAGCGCAGGCTTTAGGCATTCGAATCGAAGGTGAAGAGTGGCTAGAGCAGCTTTAG
- the glgA gene encoding glycogen synthase GlgA, which yields MKIMFVAAEGAPFAKTGGLGDVIGALPKSLVKNGHEVSVILPYYDTIDQKFGDQVEDVLYFYTQVGWRRQYVGLKKIMKDQVTFYFIDNQYYFFRGKVYGDWDDGERFAYFQLAAIEALERLDAIPEVLHVHDYHTAMIPFLLKEKYHWIEAYRKIKTVFTIHNIEFQGQFDPGMLGDLFGVGAERYEDGTLRWNNCLNWMKAGVLYADRVTTVSPSYAGEIQTPEFGKGLDQLMRMESGKLIGIVNGIDTEVLNPETDPHLVAPFSVADLSGKSANKKALQKRLNLPVRDEVPLIGIVSRLTDQKGFDLVVQELDNLLHQDVQLVVLGTGYKDYEDAFRWFAQVYPEKLSANITFDLGLAQQIYAACDLFLMPSAFEPCGLSQMMAMRYGTVPVVHEIGGLKDTVIPYNSFDKTGTGFGFNHFSGFWMLKTLLFALDAYRHHPEDWKMLQQNAMTHDFSWETASLAYVDLYHSLGTVI from the coding sequence ATGAAAATAATGTTTGTGGCGGCAGAGGGAGCTCCTTTTGCCAAAACGGGTGGTCTAGGTGATGTGATTGGTGCCTTGCCTAAATCCCTGGTCAAAAATGGTCATGAGGTCTCCGTTATTTTGCCTTACTATGATACCATTGACCAAAAATTTGGCGATCAAGTGGAAGACGTGTTGTATTTTTACACACAAGTAGGTTGGCGCCGTCAATACGTTGGTCTCAAGAAGATTATGAAAGACCAAGTGACCTTTTATTTTATAGATAACCAATATTATTTCTTTAGAGGAAAAGTTTATGGTGACTGGGACGATGGTGAACGATTTGCTTATTTTCAGCTAGCCGCAATTGAGGCGCTGGAGAGACTTGATGCAATTCCAGAAGTTTTGCATGTGCATGATTACCATACAGCAATGATTCCTTTCCTATTAAAAGAAAAATATCATTGGATCGAGGCTTATCGAAAGATTAAAACAGTTTTCACTATTCATAATATTGAATTTCAAGGTCAATTTGACCCAGGAATGTTAGGAGACCTATTTGGTGTTGGAGCAGAGCGATATGAGGATGGGACTCTGCGGTGGAACAATTGCCTCAATTGGATGAAAGCTGGGGTGTTATATGCAGATCGCGTAACGACTGTATCCCCATCTTATGCCGGTGAAATCCAAACTCCTGAGTTTGGAAAAGGTTTGGATCAGTTGATGCGGATGGAATCGGGGAAATTAATAGGAATTGTTAATGGCATTGACACAGAAGTGCTCAATCCTGAGACAGACCCCCACTTAGTCGCTCCCTTTTCAGTAGCCGATTTATCTGGAAAATCAGCCAATAAAAAGGCTTTACAAAAAAGATTGAATCTTCCTGTACGCGATGAGGTTCCACTCATTGGGATTGTCTCACGATTGACTGACCAAAAAGGCTTTGACTTGGTGGTGCAGGAGTTGGATAATCTACTTCATCAAGATGTTCAACTAGTTGTTCTTGGGACAGGTTATAAGGATTACGAGGACGCTTTCAGGTGGTTTGCACAGGTTTACCCAGAGAAGCTTTCAGCTAACATTACCTTTGATTTAGGATTAGCGCAACAGATTTATGCTGCCTGCGATCTTTTCTTAATGCCAAGTGCCTTTGAACCTTGTGGGTTGTCACAAATGATGGCTATGCGCTACGGGACGGTTCCAGTTGTCCATGAAATTGGAGGATTAAAGGATACGGTTATTCCTTACAATTCCTTTGATAAAACAGGAACTGGATTTGGTTTTAATCACTTTTCAGGTTTTTGGATGCTGAAGACCCTCTTGTTTGCTTTGGATGCTTATCGCCATCATCCAGAGGATTGGAAAATGCTACAACAAAATGCCATGACACATGATTTTTCGTGGGAGACAGCTAGCTTGGCTTACGTGGATTTGTATCACAGTTTGGGAACAGTTATTTAA
- the pulA gene encoding type I pullulanase: MDNAITVHYHSRQGNYFNLSLWQWQDGKWGKDAYFSRFDSFGAVAQLSYPAPYFLSHAYVIVKDQLWQHKTIDYRIDRDYGVPKTEVWLVDGDDTVYYSRQAAVASRSYGRRMAHSFDMAVNSKAFDKRWGFNGWLGFRYQENQTTFRLWAPTAERVDLILYDSTAERASVERVVPMIRGHVSNPEDHSKNTHGVWELCLEGDYNYQAYRYRVYYRKRTFRDTRDPYAIATTANGRRSIVIAPNQLKPEGFEVKQGKEATWRLDNPNQAVIYEMHVRDFSKSETSGVSPLHRGKFKGLIEKGTRNEFGDKTCFDYVTSLGITHIQLQPLFDHHQIIEDSGEYAYNWGYDPENYNVPDASFTSNPHEPATRILELKEVIQAYHDAGINVIMDVVYNHTFSSRDSAFQLAVPDYYYRMNPNGTFQNGSGCGNETASEKEMYRKYMLDSILYWTKEFNIDGFRFDLMGLHDIETMNLIRRELDKIDPRILVFGEGWDMGVGLAPEQKAKKDNAYKMPGIGFFNDDQRNAVKGAEIYGTFEEGFASGAATEDCVAKSILGSDELVHYLSPSQVVNYVEAHDNYNLNDLFWALNPTDNQEEHTRRIQLASAMNILMQGMCFMQIGQEFLRTKLYPTGEQGELTHADKERAMNSYNAPDQVNQIDWRQVTLEKETVAFMKKLIFLKTKTHLFSYPSFEEIRRHVYIEKADKGTGFISFTVDDKRKYKVIFTTSGKRLQSCVEHDIIETNDKRFQKRELLLNPLTAMILDITE; the protein is encoded by the coding sequence ATAGATAATGCCATTACCGTTCATTATCATAGTCGTCAAGGAAACTACTTTAATTTAAGTTTGTGGCAGTGGCAAGATGGGAAATGGGGAAAAGATGCCTACTTCTCTCGATTTGATAGTTTTGGTGCAGTAGCTCAGTTAAGTTATCCGGCTCCTTACTTTTTAAGCCATGCTTATGTGATTGTAAAAGATCAATTGTGGCAGCACAAAACGATTGATTATCGTATTGACCGTGACTATGGTGTTCCAAAAACAGAAGTTTGGCTAGTGGACGGTGATGACACTGTTTATTATTCAAGGCAAGCTGCAGTTGCTAGTCGTTCGTATGGGCGTAGAATGGCTCATTCGTTTGATATGGCAGTTAACAGCAAAGCTTTCGATAAGCGTTGGGGATTTAATGGATGGCTTGGTTTTCGTTACCAGGAGAATCAGACGACCTTTCGCTTATGGGCTCCGACTGCTGAACGAGTTGATCTGATTTTATATGATTCAACGGCTGAACGAGCGAGCGTAGAGAGAGTTGTTCCTATGATTCGCGGCCATGTCAGTAATCCTGAAGATCATTCTAAAAATACTCACGGAGTGTGGGAGTTATGTTTAGAAGGAGACTATAACTATCAGGCCTATCGTTATCGAGTGTATTACCGTAAACGGACCTTTAGAGATACACGAGACCCTTATGCCATTGCAACAACGGCTAATGGTCGTCGCTCCATTGTGATTGCCCCTAACCAGCTAAAGCCAGAAGGTTTTGAAGTCAAACAGGGCAAAGAAGCAACGTGGAGACTAGACAATCCTAATCAAGCTGTTATCTATGAAATGCATGTGCGAGACTTCTCAAAATCTGAGACTTCAGGTGTCAGTCCATTACATCGTGGTAAATTTAAAGGATTGATTGAAAAAGGAACGCGTAACGAATTTGGGGACAAGACTTGTTTTGATTATGTCACGTCATTAGGGATAACTCATATTCAGTTGCAACCTCTTTTTGACCATCATCAAATCATTGAAGACAGTGGGGAATATGCCTATAACTGGGGATATGATCCTGAAAATTATAATGTGCCTGATGCGAGTTTTACCAGCAATCCTCACGAACCTGCGACACGTATTTTAGAATTAAAAGAAGTGATTCAAGCTTATCACGATGCTGGTATTAATGTCATCATGGATGTGGTCTATAACCATACCTTTTCATCTAGGGACTCAGCATTCCAACTAGCTGTTCCTGATTATTATTACCGGATGAATCCCAACGGAACCTTCCAAAATGGGTCGGGATGTGGTAATGAGACGGCTAGTGAAAAGGAAATGTACCGTAAGTACATGCTTGATTCTATTTTATATTGGACCAAAGAATTTAATATTGACGGTTTTCGTTTTGATTTAATGGGCTTGCATGATATTGAAACCATGAATCTTATCAGACGGGAATTAGATAAAATTGACCCAAGAATTCTTGTTTTTGGAGAAGGATGGGATATGGGAGTAGGGTTAGCTCCTGAACAAAAAGCTAAAAAAGATAATGCTTACAAGATGCCAGGAATTGGTTTCTTTAATGACGATCAGCGTAACGCGGTTAAAGGCGCAGAAATCTATGGGACATTTGAGGAAGGTTTTGCCTCTGGTGCAGCTACCGAAGATTGTGTTGCCAAGTCTATTTTGGGGAGTGATGAATTGGTCCACTATTTAAGTCCTAGTCAGGTAGTGAACTATGTAGAAGCTCATGACAACTACAACTTGAATGACCTCTTTTGGGCGCTCAATCCAACTGATAATCAAGAAGAACATACTCGTCGTATCCAGCTAGCTTCTGCCATGAATATCTTGATGCAGGGCATGTGTTTTATGCAGATTGGTCAGGAGTTTCTAAGAACTAAATTATATCCGACAGGAGAACAAGGAGAACTCACCCATGCAGACAAAGAAAGAGCTATGAATTCTTATAACGCTCCAGATCAGGTAAATCAAATTGACTGGAGACAGGTCACTCTAGAAAAAGAAACCGTTGCTTTTATGAAAAAATTAATTTTTTTGAAAACAAAAACCCATCTGTTTTCATATCCAAGTTTCGAAGAAATTCGTCGTCATGTCTATATTGAAAAAGCGGATAAAGGTACTGGTTTTATCAGCTTCACAGTGGATGATAAAAGAAAATACAAGGTTATTTTCACAACTTCTGGCAAACGCTTGCAATCATGTGTCGAGCATGATATAATTGAAACAAATGACAAGCGCTTTCAAAAAAGGGAGTTGTTACTCAATCCTTTGACAGCGATGATCCTTGATATTACAGAATAA
- the glgD gene encoding glucose-1-phosphate adenylyltransferase subunit GlgD, with translation MKIDKYTAILGSSIGFAEMKGLTDSRPLANLPFDGKYRLIDFQLSNLANAGVRSIYGIFRGENIRSVFDHIRSGREWGLNSLLSHYFLGFYNTAEDSQEADKDYYDNILTYLKRSGSDQTIYMSCDILCNIELNQVIHLHAVNQRPLTVVYKKMPTDAISKANDILDIDETDTVINRRQIPSDQDIEKMSAGIYIIDTPWLIEQMEKEAQKEKPQKLRFLLRELTVSEGALGFEYTGYLANIHSVKSYFDANMDMLDPQKFYSLLYANQKVYTRVKNEESTYFDQTSEVKNSQFASGSIIKGYVEHSIVSRNCHIEVGARVKNSILSPKAIIGEGAIIENAIIDKLVEVTPGVTIKGTQEEPMVVAKGTKVIEDMIR, from the coding sequence ATGAAGATTGACAAATACACAGCCATTTTGGGAAGTTCAATTGGCTTTGCCGAAATGAAGGGATTGACAGATTCAAGACCCTTGGCAAACTTACCGTTTGATGGGAAATACCGTCTCATCGATTTTCAGTTATCCAACCTTGCTAATGCAGGGGTGAGAAGTATTTATGGTATTTTTCGTGGGGAAAATATCCGTTCTGTCTTTGACCATATTAGGTCTGGTAGAGAATGGGGATTAAACTCTTTATTGAGCCACTATTTTTTAGGTTTTTATAACACTGCAGAAGATTCTCAAGAAGCAGATAAAGATTATTATGATAATATCTTAACCTACCTCAAACGTTCTGGATCAGACCAAACCATTTATATGAGTTGTGATATATTATGTAATATCGAACTAAATCAAGTTATTCATCTGCATGCAGTTAATCAACGACCTCTTACAGTGGTCTACAAAAAAATGCCAACTGATGCCATCTCAAAAGCCAACGATATTTTAGATATTGATGAGACAGACACCGTTATCAATAGGCGCCAGATTCCGAGCGATCAAGATATCGAAAAAATGTCAGCGGGTATTTACATTATTGATACCCCTTGGTTGATTGAACAGATGGAGAAAGAAGCTCAAAAAGAAAAACCTCAAAAGTTACGTTTTTTACTTCGTGAGTTAACCGTTTCAGAAGGAGCTTTGGGATTTGAATACACTGGCTACTTAGCCAATATTCACTCGGTCAAATCTTACTTCGATGCTAATATGGACATGCTTGACCCCCAAAAATTCTATTCGCTTCTTTATGCCAATCAAAAAGTCTACACTCGTGTGAAGAATGAGGAATCGACTTATTTTGATCAAACGTCAGAGGTGAAAAATTCACAGTTTGCATCAGGAAGCATTATTAAGGGATATGTGGAGCATTCTATTGTGTCGCGTAACTGCCACATCGAGGTTGGAGCGCGGGTTAAAAATAGTATTTTGTCACCTAAAGCCATTATCGGTGAAGGAGCCATTATTGAGAATGCTATTATTGACAAATTAGTGGAAGTGACACCTGGTGTTACCATTAAAGGAACACAAGAAGAACCAATGGTGGTCGCTAAAGGAACTAAGGTTATTGAGGATATGATAAGATGA
- a CDS encoding diacylglycerol kinase family lipid kinase has translation MKKQMRARLIYNPTSGQEMMKKSVPEVLDILEGFGYETSAFQTTAEKHSALNEARRAAKAGFDLLIAAGGDGTINEVVNGIAPLKKRPKMAIIPTGTTNDFARALKVPRGNPSQAAKLIGKNQTIQMDIGRAKKDTYFINIAAAGSLTELTYSVPSQLKTMFGYLAYLAKGVELLPRVSNVPVKITHDQGVFEGQVSMIFAAITNSVGGFEMIAPDAKLDDGMFTLILIKTANLFEIVHLLRLVLDGGKHITDRRVEYIKTSKIVIEPQSDKRMMINLDGEYGGDAPITLENLKNHITFFADTDLISDDALVLDQEELEIEEMVKKFAHEVEDLEQELEE, from the coding sequence ATGAAAAAACAAATGAGAGCACGTCTCATTTATAACCCGACATCAGGACAAGAAATGATGAAAAAGAGTGTTCCTGAGGTCTTAGATATTTTGGAAGGGTTTGGGTATGAAACCTCTGCCTTTCAGACGACAGCAGAAAAACATTCTGCTTTAAATGAAGCCAGAAGAGCTGCGAAAGCTGGATTTGATTTACTGATTGCTGCTGGAGGAGACGGTACCATCAATGAGGTAGTCAATGGGATTGCGCCACTGAAAAAGCGTCCCAAGATGGCTATTATCCCAACAGGAACAACCAATGATTTTGCGAGAGCTTTGAAAGTTCCAAGAGGGAACCCTAGTCAGGCGGCCAAACTCATTGGAAAAAACCAAACCATTCAAATGGATATTGGTAGGGCTAAGAAAGATACCTATTTTATCAATATTGCGGCAGCAGGAAGTTTGACTGAATTGACTTATAGCGTTCCTAGTCAGTTAAAAACCATGTTTGGCTATTTAGCCTATCTTGCTAAGGGTGTTGAATTATTGCCACGTGTTAGCAATGTTCCTGTTAAAATTACCCACGATCAGGGCGTTTTTGAAGGTCAAGTGTCCATGATTTTTGCAGCCATTACCAATTCTGTAGGTGGCTTTGAAATGATTGCTCCTGATGCTAAGCTTGATGATGGCATGTTTACTTTGATTTTAATCAAAACGGCTAATCTTTTTGAGATTGTACACCTTTTGCGTTTAGTTCTAGATGGCGGCAAACACATTACGGATCGTCGTGTGGAATACATCAAAACGAGTAAAATAGTAATTGAACCTCAATCAGATAAGCGCATGATGATCAATTTAGATGGAGAATATGGTGGCGATGCCCCAATCACACTTGAAAATCTGAAAAACCATATTACATTCTTTGCAGATACTGATTTGATTTCTGATGATGCCTTGGTACTGGACCAAGAAGAATTGGAAATTGAGGAGATGGTGAAGAAATTTGCGCATGAAGTAGAAGATTTAGAACAAGAACTGGAGGAATAA
- a CDS encoding glucose-1-phosphate adenylyltransferase, whose translation MKNEMLALILAGGQGTRLGKLTQSIAKPAVQFGGRYRIIDFALSNCANSGIHHVGVITQYQPLALNNHIGNGSSWGLDGINAGATILQPYSATEGNRWFQGTSHAIYQNIDYIDSIDPDYVLILSGDHIYKMDYDDMLQKHKDNMASLSVAVIDVPLKEASRFGIMNTDTSDRIVEFEEKPAHPKSTKASMGIYIFNWKRLRTMLVDAEKNNIDMSDFGQNVIPSYLETGERVYSYNFKGYWKDVGTIESLWEANMEYIGEENALDSRDRSWKIYSKNHIAPPNFITEEADVSNSLVVDGSFVSGKVEHSILSTNVQVKKGAQVKDSFIMSDVIIGEGTKITRAIIGEGAVIGDGVVIDGTEDVQVVGYNEVVGVSNED comes from the coding sequence ATGAAGAATGAAATGTTAGCTCTTATCTTGGCCGGTGGTCAAGGAACTCGTTTAGGAAAATTAACACAAAGTATTGCTAAACCAGCAGTGCAATTTGGGGGTCGCTATCGTATCATCGATTTTGCCTTGTCAAATTGTGCTAATTCAGGGATTCACCATGTTGGTGTCATTACCCAGTATCAACCGTTAGCTCTTAATAACCATATTGGGAATGGGTCATCTTGGGGCCTTGACGGCATTAATGCTGGTGCTACCATTTTACAACCTTACTCAGCAACAGAAGGTAATCGTTGGTTCCAAGGAACCAGTCATGCCATCTATCAAAACATTGATTACATCGATAGTATTGATCCTGACTATGTCCTTATCTTATCTGGAGATCATATTTATAAGATGGACTATGATGACATGCTTCAAAAACACAAAGACAACATGGCCAGCTTATCAGTCGCTGTCATTGATGTGCCTCTAAAAGAAGCCAGCCGCTTTGGTATTATGAACACGGATACCAGTGATCGTATTGTGGAATTTGAAGAGAAACCCGCTCACCCCAAATCAACCAAGGCCTCTATGGGGATTTACATTTTTAACTGGAAACGTCTAAGAACCATGTTGGTTGATGCTGAAAAAAATAATATTGACATGTCTGACTTCGGCCAAAATGTGATTCCCTCCTATCTAGAGACAGGTGAGAGGGTTTACAGTTATAACTTTAAAGGTTACTGGAAAGATGTAGGAACCATCGAATCCTTGTGGGAAGCCAATATGGAATATATCGGAGAAGAAAATGCTCTGGACAGTCGTGACCGCTCATGGAAGATTTACTCTAAGAACCATATTGCACCACCAAACTTTATCACTGAAGAAGCAGATGTTTCGAATTCGCTTGTGGTTGATGGTAGTTTTGTATCAGGAAAGGTTGAGCATTCTATTTTATCAACCAATGTTCAGGTGAAAAAAGGTGCTCAAGTCAAAGATTCCTTTATCATGAGTGACGTTATTATTGGAGAGGGTACCAAAATCACACGTGCTATTATTGGAGAAGGTGCCGTCATTGGTGACGGTGTTGTGATAGATGGGACTGAGGATGTGCAAGTTGTTGGTTACAATGAAGTAGTGGGGGTTTCAAATGAAGATTGA